The following coding sequences are from one Desulfofundulus luciae window:
- a CDS encoding 4Fe-4S binding protein: MLKEKQKQRKLRQSLTWLGLPLVAVLGWFYPWLGFLLLGCMVGAVGVAAFRGRAWCDWMCPRGAFFDLFVRPLSRKKAIPAFFRSRAVRVFMLGLIFTMIGVQWYLAGGDVAAMGLALVRILTVTTVVGIILGLLIHPRIWCHICPMGTLGHWLSRGNEPLSISRTCTVCRACARICPMQLKPYEYRLEGTMGDNDCIKCGSCVAACPRRALSFSSGYGEKEAA; the protein is encoded by the coding sequence ATGCTCAAGGAAAAACAAAAACAGCGTAAACTAAGGCAAAGCTTAACCTGGTTGGGCCTGCCCCTGGTGGCCGTGCTGGGATGGTTCTACCCCTGGCTGGGCTTCTTGCTCCTCGGGTGTATGGTCGGGGCAGTGGGGGTGGCAGCCTTCCGGGGACGGGCCTGGTGCGACTGGATGTGTCCCCGCGGAGCCTTTTTCGATCTCTTTGTGCGGCCCCTGTCCCGGAAGAAAGCCATCCCTGCCTTTTTCCGCAGTCGAGCGGTGCGGGTATTCATGCTGGGCTTAATTTTCACCATGATCGGCGTCCAGTGGTACCTGGCCGGGGGAGATGTGGCGGCCATGGGACTGGCCCTGGTGCGTATACTTACTGTTACCACGGTGGTCGGAATTATCCTGGGATTGCTTATTCATCCCCGGATCTGGTGTCACATCTGCCCCATGGGCACCCTGGGCCACTGGCTCTCCAGGGGCAATGAGCCCCTCTCCATCAGCCGGACCTGCACCGTCTGCCGGGCCTGCGCCCGGATCTGCCCCATGCAGCTGAAACCCTATGAGTACCGGCTGGAAGGAACTATGGGGGACAATGACTGTATCAAATGCGGCTCCTGCGTGGCCGCCTGCCCCCGCCGCGCCCTGTCCTTCAGCTCCGGTTACGGGGAAAAGGAAGCGGCCTGA
- a CDS encoding PaaI family thioesterase → MYSVSRSDGMCFACSPKNPIGLHLEFSLEGDVCRATFTAGEEHQGWDGLLHGGLIATLLDEAMAQWLWRRGVAAMTAEMLTRFSRPVPVGVPVTVEAWKVGGKGRLWELSAHLILPGGRVAARATAKFLTIKEGSLQT, encoded by the coding sequence ATGTACAGTGTTAGCCGGAGTGACGGCATGTGTTTTGCTTGCAGCCCCAAAAATCCCATCGGCCTGCACCTGGAGTTTTCCCTGGAAGGTGATGTTTGCCGGGCCACCTTTACCGCCGGGGAAGAACACCAGGGGTGGGACGGTTTGCTGCACGGCGGCCTCATTGCCACGCTGCTGGACGAGGCCATGGCCCAGTGGCTCTGGCGCCGGGGCGTTGCGGCCATGACGGCGGAAATGCTCACCCGTTTCAGCCGCCCGGTGCCCGTCGGCGTGCCGGTGACCGTGGAAGCCTGGAAGGTGGGCGGTAAAGGGCGGCTGTGGGAGCTTTCCGCCCACCTCATCCTTCCCGGCGGCAGGGTGGCCGCCCGGGCCACGGCCAAGTTTCTGACTATAAAAGAAGGGAGTCTTCAAACGTGA
- a CDS encoding tetratricopeptide repeat protein — translation MSAVFVRRMIMAFAILIFIGSLCFGCSAGTNAKVTRQLELAVKYLSEGKFEEAVLAYNEVLKIDPKNLSAYKGLGKVYALQGKYDEAEKLYLKGLDVVEDKPQLKLCLAGLYVDKNETDKAQKIYNELINSDPKYLPAYEGLMALYLSQGKTDEAIGLLSRCIETNKDNERSYSLLAEAYLEAGNKEEALKAVVKSLEINLNQQAAYDLIERIFQKNWEDVIAYGTEVSKENERVGRMLRIYGCWNSGRYNETINLFEQIPSPGAQVYKAMVYTALAYLKTGRESEADRLIKKIDLKEAKNPVLCADVARYYLEKGDKDKARKIALQGIEIDDSCKENYLVLMEIEKGNAAKVSYYGFMLVTRVPDPPVKALNYAVDHGLKLNNERLSKAYAGIVATSLINSYLQIAKDVANDRTPYYTDEQIHTLLNRRYEAIMRPPVLDEWKEWVVLGSWNSDYYGELYSDQKDEEIADIFVSESGKDEISGYAMVENNNFFISGMDYNSPYEVKKQYKVSNVSEEDFEHLCDYYQRDDGDLTFGGVATYRYDFVLIRVNQKWYFKNLDRNIVEFKIKNIGIPGSPKIDIDRALAELKKRPGPPLTEKMVRELFLNKTNDDGRNYNLTDIKLVQGSFTKTGALEAVVSFYDYNQGHASGWTEVWLLKYENGWRLMRKLADSDSVVFELVDLESDGRSEILITTSAGGQGYQRTGGELISVGQNSVSTLYSFRGFDNTGAGEEGEAQCLHKIEFEDVDNDGILELIDTEERKTFSSESGNYSQKSSVTRKTAFKLINGKFKQIK, via the coding sequence GTGAGTGCCGTTTTTGTTAGAAGAATGATTATGGCATTTGCCATCCTGATCTTCATAGGTAGTCTATGTTTTGGTTGCAGTGCCGGTACGAACGCTAAGGTGACCAGGCAACTGGAACTTGCTGTGAAGTATTTGAGTGAAGGCAAGTTTGAAGAGGCGGTACTGGCGTACAATGAAGTATTGAAGATAGACCCGAAGAACCTTAGCGCCTATAAGGGCTTGGGCAAGGTGTATGCCTTACAGGGCAAGTACGACGAAGCGGAAAAACTGTACCTGAAGGGATTAGACGTTGTTGAGGATAAGCCGCAGTTGAAGCTTTGCCTGGCCGGATTGTACGTTGATAAGAATGAAACCGACAAGGCGCAAAAAATTTATAACGAGCTTATCAACTCCGATCCCAAATACCTCCCCGCCTACGAAGGCCTAATGGCACTATACCTTTCCCAGGGGAAGACAGACGAGGCCATCGGACTTCTTTCAAGATGTATTGAGACGAACAAAGATAACGAGCGGAGTTACAGCCTGCTGGCAGAAGCCTATTTAGAAGCCGGAAACAAGGAGGAAGCTTTAAAAGCCGTCGTCAAATCGCTGGAAATTAACCTTAATCAGCAGGCGGCTTACGACCTGATCGAGAGGATATTCCAAAAGAATTGGGAAGACGTAATCGCCTACGGAACGGAAGTATCAAAAGAAAACGAGCGCGTCGGAAGGATGCTCCGGATATACGGTTGCTGGAACTCCGGGCGCTATAACGAAACGATTAATCTATTTGAACAGATACCGTCGCCCGGAGCACAAGTTTACAAGGCGATGGTATACACCGCCCTGGCCTATCTGAAAACCGGCAGAGAAAGCGAGGCTGACAGGCTTATCAAGAAGATAGACCTCAAGGAAGCTAAAAACCCGGTTCTCTGCGCCGATGTAGCGCGGTACTACTTGGAGAAAGGCGATAAAGACAAAGCGCGCAAAATCGCCCTGCAGGGTATCGAAATAGATGATAGCTGCAAAGAGAATTACCTTGTTTTAATGGAGATCGAAAAAGGCAACGCCGCCAAGGTTTCTTATTACGGTTTTATGCTCGTGACCCGGGTGCCGGATCCGCCTGTAAAGGCGCTGAATTATGCTGTTGACCATGGCTTGAAGCTTAACAACGAGAGATTAAGCAAAGCTTATGCCGGTATAGTCGCTACTTCGCTGATTAATAGTTACTTGCAGATCGCTAAGGATGTAGCGAATGATAGAACTCCGTACTACACTGACGAACAGATCCACACCTTACTGAACCGTCGGTATGAGGCTATTATGAGACCTCCTGTGCTCGATGAATGGAAGGAATGGGTGGTCCTGGGGAGTTGGAATTCCGATTATTACGGTGAACTTTATTCTGATCAAAAAGACGAAGAGATTGCTGATATTTTCGTAAGCGAGTCAGGGAAAGATGAAATCAGCGGTTACGCAATGGTAGAAAACAATAACTTTTTTATCTCTGGGATGGACTATAACAGTCCTTATGAGGTAAAGAAACAGTATAAGGTTAGTAATGTAAGCGAAGAAGACTTTGAACATCTATGTGATTACTATCAGCGCGATGATGGTGATCTTACTTTCGGCGGAGTGGCTACATATCGTTATGATTTCGTTCTTATAAGAGTGAATCAAAAATGGTACTTTAAAAATCTTGATCGCAACATTGTTGAGTTTAAAATCAAGAATATTGGTATCCCCGGGTCTCCAAAGATTGATATTGATAGAGCTTTGGCAGAATTGAAGAAAAGACCCGGGCCTCCTCTAACTGAAAAAATGGTTAGGGAATTGTTCCTTAATAAGACGAATGATGATGGCCGGAATTATAATCTGACCGATATCAAATTGGTTCAAGGTTCATTTACTAAGACGGGTGCTTTGGAGGCGGTAGTTTCTTTTTATGATTATAATCAAGGCCACGCCTCCGGCTGGACCGAAGTATGGTTACTAAAGTATGAAAACGGGTGGCGCCTAATGAGGAAGTTGGCGGATTCAGATTCTGTTGTTTTTGAATTGGTCGATTTAGAGAGCGATGGCAGGTCTGAAATATTGATTACCACCAGTGCCGGAGGCCAAGGCTATCAACGTACCGGGGGGGAGCTTATATCTGTGGGTCAGAACTCGGTTTCAACCCTGTATTCCTTCCGCGGTTTTGATAATACCGGAGCAGGAGAAGAAGGTGAGGCACAGTGCCTTCATAAGATAGAATTCGAGGATGTAGATAACGACGGAATTCTTGAACTGATAGATACGGAGGAGAGAAAAACGTTCTCCAGCGAAAGCGGTAACTACTCACAAAAATCTTCTGTAACCAGAAAAACGGCTTTTAAACTTATTAATGGCAAGTTTAAACAGATTAAGTAA
- a CDS encoding FHA domain-containing protein codes for MKGCKPFVIVVTGEPYESGSRIYLPFKEFLLGRSWGTIRPDVSFASQYISRKHALINYENCQFTITDLGSKHGTQINNYDLVPYRPVLLKHGDQIGLAKGTVVLSFNNADESESGDTVEFTGSVSENPTGGAELASPIVVNIQRREVLVDGKPVPLFGKEIELIMLLYQNRNKAVSYDEIRKKVWPERPANLTTGVPDVGNDEINALVYRLRKRLDKYGRQIVTIPRYGYMLDFYR; via the coding sequence ATGAAAGGGTGCAAGCCTTTTGTTATTGTGGTAACTGGGGAGCCGTACGAAAGCGGCAGTCGTATATATCTTCCCTTTAAGGAGTTTCTACTGGGGCGTTCATGGGGAACAATCCGGCCTGATGTTTCATTCGCGAGCCAGTATATCTCCAGAAAACATGCGCTTATCAACTATGAAAACTGCCAATTCACTATCACAGATCTTGGAAGCAAGCACGGAACACAGATTAACAACTATGATCTCGTTCCTTACCGGCCCGTCCTGCTGAAACACGGTGACCAAATCGGCCTCGCGAAGGGAACAGTCGTACTTTCATTTAATAATGCTGATGAATCCGAATCGGGAGACACAGTTGAATTTACAGGTTCTGTTTCTGAAAATCCCACCGGCGGAGCTGAACTGGCTTCACCGATTGTTGTTAACATTCAACGAAGGGAGGTTTTAGTTGACGGTAAGCCTGTACCCCTGTTTGGCAAGGAGATTGAGCTGATTATGTTACTGTATCAAAACCGAAACAAAGCAGTTTCTTATGACGAGATTAGAAAAAAAGTCTGGCCGGAACGACCTGCAAATTTAACAACTGGTGTACCGGATGTCGGAAATGATGAAATCAATGCCCTGGTGTATCGCTTGCGAAAACGGTTGGATAAGTACGGGCGGCAGATTGTTACTATTCCCCGTTATGGGTACATGCTGGACTTCTATCGATGA
- a CDS encoding radical SAM protein: MHSGTTKLGRAKNFLAAHLSQNVLAYVSKKPETNFPRLLNLVKLLAIQERHKRQVETVAAAYRENPAIREYINRLAQNLHPNVRNRLAYNWFMNAMIFGIPRQRNMSAKLGVNVPNFILVDPTSACNLACEGCWAGKYSHKNSLSPERLDRLFSEAKELGIYWIVFSGGEPLVYPYLFDLMAKHHDMAFMAYTNGTLINEKMADRIIEVGNFSPAISLEGWRERTDARRGPGTFDRVMRAMDLLRERGAAFGVSITITRENVMEVTSDEFIDFLIDKGVIYGWTFHYIPIGRNPNVNLMITPEQRAYLAERIPYIRTHKPIQIADFWNDGELVEGCIAGGRRYFHINAAGEVEPCAFVHFAVDNINEKSLIEVLRSPLFAAYQKRQPFHDNLLRPCPIIDVPQALRDIVKESGARPTHEGADTVLEGTIAACLDDRSREWGRVADRLWAERRRFKKAQGF; the protein is encoded by the coding sequence ATGCATTCCGGGACTACCAAACTGGGTCGAGCCAAAAATTTCCTTGCCGCGCACCTTTCTCAAAACGTTCTGGCCTACGTGAGTAAAAAACCGGAAACGAATTTTCCGCGACTCTTAAATCTGGTGAAGTTACTGGCCATTCAGGAACGGCACAAACGTCAGGTGGAAACGGTAGCCGCCGCCTACCGGGAAAATCCGGCCATCCGGGAGTACATCAACAGGCTGGCCCAAAACCTCCATCCCAACGTGCGTAACCGCCTGGCATACAACTGGTTTATGAACGCCATGATTTTCGGTATTCCCCGCCAGAGGAATATGTCCGCAAAACTGGGGGTGAACGTTCCCAACTTCATCCTGGTCGATCCCACCAGCGCCTGCAACCTGGCCTGTGAGGGCTGCTGGGCTGGCAAATATTCCCACAAGAACTCCTTGAGCCCGGAGAGGCTGGACCGCCTTTTCAGCGAGGCCAAAGAGCTGGGCATCTACTGGATCGTCTTTTCCGGCGGGGAGCCCCTGGTCTACCCGTACCTTTTCGACCTGATGGCCAAACATCACGATATGGCCTTCATGGCCTACACCAACGGTACACTGATCAATGAAAAAATGGCCGATAGAATTATCGAGGTAGGAAACTTCTCCCCGGCCATCAGCCTGGAAGGGTGGCGGGAACGCACCGACGCCCGGCGCGGCCCGGGTACCTTCGACAGAGTCATGCGGGCCATGGACCTGTTGCGGGAACGGGGCGCGGCCTTTGGCGTTTCCATCACCATCACCAGGGAAAACGTGATGGAAGTAACCAGCGACGAGTTTATCGATTTCCTTATTGATAAAGGGGTTATTTACGGCTGGACATTCCATTACATTCCCATCGGCCGCAACCCCAACGTGAACCTGATGATTACCCCGGAGCAGAGGGCCTACCTGGCTGAACGCATACCCTACATCCGCACCCACAAACCCATCCAGATTGCCGACTTCTGGAACGACGGTGAACTGGTGGAGGGGTGCATTGCCGGGGGAAGGCGCTACTTCCACATCAATGCCGCCGGGGAAGTGGAACCCTGCGCCTTCGTCCACTTTGCCGTGGACAACATCAATGAAAAGAGCCTGATCGAAGTACTGCGCTCGCCCCTGTTCGCGGCCTACCAGAAGCGCCAGCCCTTCCACGACAACCTGCTCCGGCCCTGCCCGATCATCGATGTACCGCAGGCCCTGCGGGATATCGTTAAAGAATCCGGCGCCCGCCCGACCCACGAAGGGGCGGACACCGTACTGGAGGGCACCATTGCCGCCTGCCTGGACGACCGTTCCCGGGAGTGGGGCCGGGTGGCCGACCGGCTCTGGGCGGAGCGCCGCCGGTTCAAAAAGGCACAGGGATTCTGA
- a CDS encoding LexA family protein has protein sequence MNLTQRRKEFLYKIVNLFRQTGLPVHYATVAQALGVSKWTAYDILKELEKGDFLRREYTLSRSEKAPGRSMVVFRPTEKALKLLPPQEAKSKNLEDWSTARGKLLSLVDNMKNLNPQKIKEELLEEMSRIELPVVFSAYTIALLITHIHEINSRGMAALKHILELAPKPELVLSLFAGSAIGTMLKSMKDAVNSKILSCIRRFEDHISECDNQERRILASFLTEALQRSR, from the coding sequence ATGAACCTTACCCAACGGCGTAAAGAATTCCTTTATAAAATTGTAAACCTCTTCCGCCAGACTGGTCTTCCCGTCCACTATGCCACCGTTGCTCAGGCACTTGGCGTAAGCAAGTGGACAGCCTACGACATCCTTAAAGAGCTGGAAAAAGGAGACTTTCTGCGCAGGGAGTACACCCTCAGCCGCAGCGAAAAGGCTCCCGGCCGTTCCATGGTGGTTTTCCGGCCGACGGAAAAGGCCCTTAAGCTCCTGCCCCCACAGGAAGCAAAATCAAAAAACCTGGAGGACTGGTCGACAGCCCGAGGCAAACTGTTATCCCTGGTTGATAATATGAAGAACTTGAACCCCCAAAAAATCAAGGAAGAACTTTTAGAGGAAATGTCCCGGATAGAATTGCCGGTGGTGTTCAGTGCCTATACCATCGCCCTTTTAATCACCCATATACACGAGATTAACTCCCGGGGCATGGCGGCACTGAAGCACATCCTCGAACTGGCCCCCAAGCCCGAGCTGGTCTTAAGCCTCTTTGCCGGCTCGGCAATCGGAACCATGCTCAAGAGCATGAAAGATGCGGTTAACAGCAAAATCCTTTCCTGCATCCGCCGCTTTGAAGATCACATTTCCGAATGCGACAACCAGGAACGCAGGATCCTGGCCAGCTTTTTAACGGAAGCCCTGCAACGCTCACGGTAA
- a CDS encoding metal-sensitive transcriptional regulator, with protein MKKDPVYRQEVQEELLARLKRIEGQVRGVSRMIQDQRSCGEVVIQLAAIKAAINQVAMTTLACHLADEIMEGLAGGKELKDIMAEFMQVFRKFT; from the coding sequence ATGAAAAAAGACCCGGTTTACCGGCAGGAAGTGCAGGAGGAATTGCTGGCCCGGTTAAAGCGCATAGAGGGGCAGGTGCGGGGAGTGTCCAGGATGATCCAGGACCAGCGCAGTTGCGGTGAAGTGGTCATCCAGCTGGCGGCCATTAAAGCGGCCATCAACCAGGTGGCCATGACCACCCTGGCCTGCCACCTGGCCGACGAGATTATGGAGGGCCTGGCGGGAGGCAAGGAACTTAAAGACATAATGGCTGAATTCATGCAGGTCTTTCGCAAGTTCACTTAA
- a CDS encoding tetratricopeptide repeat protein, protein MIILFSGRRICYLSVILILLFTFAAGCGGGAGAKVTKQLELAVKYLSENKFEEAILAYQEVIKIDPQNVQAYKGLSVTYYLLGKTDQAEQGLQDGTFTIVL, encoded by the coding sequence GTGATTATTTTGTTTTCTGGAAGACGTATTTGCTATCTGTCAGTAATCTTAATACTTCTTTTTACTTTTGCCGCCGGTTGCGGTGGAGGAGCAGGCGCCAAGGTAACAAAACAGTTAGAGCTGGCCGTAAAGTACCTCAGCGAGAACAAGTTTGAAGAGGCCATCCTGGCTTACCAGGAAGTAATCAAGATCGATCCCCAAAATGTTCAGGCTTATAAAGGCCTGAGCGTTACCTATTATTTACTGGGGAAAACCGACCAGGCGGAGCAGGGGCTGCAGGATGGTACGTTCACGATTGTTCTTTAG
- the smpB gene encoding SsrA-binding protein SmpB, with protein sequence MVGKVVTVNRKARHDYHILETYEAGIALTGTEVKSLRAGRANLQDSFARIENAELFLYNMHISPYDQGNRFNHEPKRTRKLLMHKREIMRLLGKSREKGLALIPLKVYFNDRGKAKVELALARGKKVYDKREDMAARDAKREMERALRGKM encoded by the coding sequence ATGGTGGGAAAGGTGGTCACGGTGAACAGGAAGGCCCGCCATGACTATCACATCCTGGAAACCTACGAGGCCGGCATTGCCCTGACCGGCACCGAGGTTAAGTCCCTGCGGGCAGGGCGGGCCAACCTGCAGGACAGCTTCGCCCGCATTGAAAACGCCGAACTGTTCCTGTATAATATGCACATCAGCCCCTACGACCAGGGCAACCGCTTCAACCACGAGCCCAAGCGGACGCGCAAGCTCCTGATGCACAAGAGGGAGATCATGCGCCTATTGGGCAAGAGCCGGGAAAAGGGCCTGGCCCTGATCCCGCTGAAGGTGTACTTCAACGACCGGGGCAAGGCCAAGGTGGAACTGGCCCTGGCCCGCGGCAAGAAGGTGTACGACAAGCGGGAAGACATGGCCGCCCGGGACGCAAAGCGGGAAATGGAGCGGGCCCTGCGGGGGAAGATGTAA
- a CDS encoding serine/threonine-protein kinase encodes MPYCQYCGAENPDDAVFCVKCNRSLTEKTGQLAPDTVLEGRYIIIKVLGRGGMGAVYKALDQRLNNKPVAIKEMSTKAVGAENLQAAIAAFKKEASMLIGLEHPALPRITDFFGSGEDRWYLVMDYIEGETLKAIVEKRGPIPEAEVLNWARQLCEILDYLHSQNPPVIFRDLKPANIMLTPKGDIKLIDFGIARHFRPGLTSDTTLYGSVGFAPPEQYGEHQTDVRSDIYALGATLHYLLTGIDPKKNPFTFDPPGKIVSVSPRFESAIMKALELKPENRPASAKEMLALISGFPYGQDGLVHLANFIVHQMIIKNKLYTVTYTPFPGFLEVGNERVQAFCYCGNWGAVRKRQSYISSL; translated from the coding sequence ATGCCCTATTGCCAGTATTGTGGTGCCGAAAACCCTGATGACGCCGTTTTCTGCGTAAAATGCAACCGGAGCCTGACCGAGAAAACTGGGCAGCTTGCGCCTGATACTGTTCTGGAGGGGCGCTACATCATTATTAAGGTCTTGGGCCGGGGGGGCATGGGCGCCGTCTATAAAGCACTCGACCAGCGGCTCAACAACAAGCCGGTTGCCATCAAGGAGATGAGCACCAAGGCGGTCGGTGCGGAAAACCTCCAGGCAGCCATCGCCGCGTTTAAAAAGGAAGCCAGCATGCTGATCGGTTTGGAACACCCGGCGCTACCCCGCATCACGGATTTTTTCGGCAGTGGTGAGGACCGCTGGTATCTGGTTATGGACTACATTGAAGGTGAGACCTTAAAGGCCATTGTAGAGAAGCGCGGACCCATTCCTGAAGCGGAAGTACTGAACTGGGCGCGGCAGCTCTGTGAAATTCTCGATTACCTGCACAGCCAGAACCCCCCGGTAATCTTCCGGGACCTAAAGCCCGCTAACATTATGCTCACCCCCAAAGGTGATATAAAACTCATCGATTTCGGCATCGCCCGGCACTTTCGGCCGGGGTTAACGTCGGACACTACCCTGTACGGCTCTGTCGGCTTTGCTCCGCCAGAGCAGTACGGCGAGCATCAGACCGATGTCCGGTCGGACATCTATGCACTTGGTGCAACCCTCCACTATTTACTCACCGGCATAGACCCTAAAAAGAACCCGTTTACCTTCGATCCGCCGGGGAAGATTGTATCTGTCTCTCCAAGGTTTGAGTCGGCAATAATGAAGGCGCTGGAACTGAAGCCGGAAAACCGCCCTGCCAGCGCTAAAGAGATGCTTGCGCTTATTTCCGGTTTCCCCTACGGTCAAGACGGGCTGGTTCATCTGGCCAACTTTATAGTTCATCAAATGATAATAAAGAACAAGTTGTACACAGTGACTTATACACCATTCCCCGGGTTCCTGGAGGTTGGAAATGAAAGGGTGCAAGCCTTTTGTTATTGTGGTAACTGGGGAGCCGTACGAAAGCGGCAGTCGTATATATCTTCCCTTTAA
- a CDS encoding copper amine oxidase N-terminal domain-containing protein, protein MKFNRAHLIVIGLLCFWGVFLGGIAIGSAGNVLQSIAVDFYAVKKIIIDGADKTPPADKRPFVYNGTTYVPLRYVAEALGKQVKWDGATGTIYIGKSPDLIEQKVIYDDFSQPLSVNWVMDKGTWSIDPNNGAYVEDSTGYLRLDNNKYHIGENYTIECDVAVSGIHASAGVFVGGTPGDPHFNYPRIYLDSVGIVCGEYGVGLDYRYKKLDVKEGKFYKLKVSVRDNKVDVYLDGNYITSTEFTRGKGNLVGLYSFEYDDDHGYIRNFKITMDDKITMDKSMISQNNEVAYVSNSKEESPIHQPAFQQQEDELQSEQQLQPQPQSEHQQHLQVLPQPQHGTELEPPGDNYFDQSDEKIVISDSNQFNQSEDSESLIPVSVFVDARKDGVIQKAGTGYIKDNRIFIPVKDVALELAIGIPTDNIHVIEASKETLVIIKGDKVIEFKANSPYMFVNGAEIKMDVSPQIIEGKIMVPFRWVVQALGYSAVWEEDSQCLTIRGYN, encoded by the coding sequence ATGAAATTTAATCGTGCTCATCTTATTGTCATTGGGTTACTCTGTTTTTGGGGAGTCTTCCTAGGGGGCATAGCTATTGGCAGTGCAGGAAATGTATTACAGTCGATAGCTGTCGATTTTTACGCCGTAAAGAAGATTATTATCGATGGTGCTGATAAAACCCCGCCTGCCGACAAAAGACCTTTTGTTTATAACGGAACAACCTATGTGCCGCTAAGATACGTTGCAGAAGCCCTTGGTAAGCAGGTAAAATGGGACGGAGCAACGGGAACCATATATATCGGAAAATCACCCGATCTGATTGAACAAAAAGTAATTTATGACGACTTTTCACAGCCCTTAAGTGTAAACTGGGTGATGGATAAAGGAACGTGGTCAATAGATCCAAATAACGGTGCCTATGTCGAGGACAGCACGGGGTATTTAAGATTAGACAATAACAAGTACCATATAGGTGAGAATTATACAATTGAATGTGACGTAGCTGTTTCAGGTATTCATGCTTCTGCTGGTGTCTTTGTTGGTGGAACACCTGGTGATCCTCATTTTAATTATCCTCGTATTTATTTGGATTCGGTTGGTATAGTGTGCGGTGAATATGGTGTTGGATTAGATTATAGATACAAGAAGTTAGATGTTAAAGAGGGTAAATTTTATAAGCTAAAAGTTTCTGTAAGGGATAACAAAGTGGATGTTTATCTCGATGGCAATTATATAACGTCCACCGAATTTACACGAGGGAAAGGGAACCTTGTGGGATTATACTCTTTTGAATACGATGATGATCATGGGTATATTAGAAACTTTAAAATTACCATGGATGATAAAATTACCATGGATAAAAGCATGATAAGCCAAAACAACGAAGTAGCATATGTTTCTAATTCAAAAGAAGAATCTCCAATACATCAACCTGCTTTTCAGCAACAAGAAGATGAACTCCAATCTGAACAACAACTGCAGCCTCAGCCACAATCGGAACACCAGCAGCATTTACAAGTGCTGCCCCAGCCTCAGCATGGGACAGAGTTGGAGCCGCCCGGTGACAACTATTTCGATCAAAGTGATGAAAAAATTGTCATTTCTGATAGCAACCAGTTCAACCAGAGTGAAGACTCAGAGTCTTTAATTCCAGTATCAGTATTTGTAGATGCAAGAAAAGATGGTGTAATTCAAAAGGCTGGAACAGGGTATATTAAGGATAACAGAATCTTTATTCCTGTTAAAGATGTTGCACTGGAGCTAGCAATTGGTATACCAACTGACAATATTCATGTTATTGAGGCAAGTAAGGAAACATTAGTGATTATTAAGGGTGATAAAGTTATTGAGTTTAAAGCTAATTCGCCGTATATGTTTGTAAATGGAGCGGAGATTAAGATGGATGTTTCGCCTCAAATTATTGAGGGAAAGATTATGGTTCCTTTTCGTTGGGTTGTACAGGCATTGGGGTACTCTGCCGTGTGGGAAGAGGATAGTCAATGTTTAACAATTAGAGGATACAATTAG
- a CDS encoding HD domain-containing protein — translation MTRDEAYTLLTRHLKTRNLVKHSLAVEAVMRGLARHFGQDEDIWGLAGLLHDIDYDWTKDEPARHSMEGADLLAREGLPEEIVYAVRAHNEVHGLPRQSLLDKALYASDPLTGLIVAGALIKPEKKLSAIDVPFLLNRFHEKSFARGANREQIKSCSEMGLSLEEFMEIGLRSMQGIAGEMGL, via the coding sequence GTGACGCGGGATGAAGCCTATACTCTTCTCACCAGGCATTTGAAAACACGCAACCTGGTAAAGCATTCCCTGGCCGTGGAAGCGGTCATGCGCGGCCTGGCCAGGCATTTCGGCCAGGACGAGGATATCTGGGGCCTGGCCGGGTTGCTCCACGACATCGACTACGACTGGACGAAGGACGAGCCCGCCCGGCACAGCATGGAAGGGGCGGACCTGCTGGCCCGGGAGGGCTTGCCGGAGGAAATAGTCTACGCCGTCCGGGCCCACAATGAAGTCCACGGCCTGCCCCGGCAGAGCCTGCTGGACAAGGCCCTTTACGCCAGCGACCCCCTCACCGGGCTGATTGTGGCCGGGGCCCTGATCAAGCCGGAGAAAAAGCTCTCGGCCATAGACGTCCCCTTCCTCCTCAACCGCTTCCACGAGAAATCCTTTGCCCGGGGGGCGAACAGGGAACAGATTAAAAGCTGCTCCGAGATGGGGCTCTCCCTGGAGGAGTTCATGGAAATCGGGCTTAGGTCCATGCAAGGTATTGCCGGGGAGATGGGGCTTTAA